A genome region from Streptomyces sp. S4.7 includes the following:
- a CDS encoding lysophospholipid acyltransferase family protein has protein sequence MADAKVIPFGEEPRSRRAAKRARGRGPSSPSASPSSPSPSSGSGSGSDSGAAATSGPHSLSSVPDQPDGVEDSPHVDEQTPGPAQPHAAAHGTGGPAMAEDPAEDPAAGATEDGAESGGGDWDRRLAEGFAFLRRRVTGDYAVDEFGYDKELTDQVLMSLIRPLYANYFRVEVKGIENIPSDGGALVVSNHSGTLPLDGLMMQVAVHDNHPAGRHLRLLAADLVFMLPVVNELARKAGHTLACAEDAERLLQRGEIVGVMPEGFKGLGKPFGERYKLQRFGRGGFVSTALRHGVPIVPCSIVGAEEIYPMIGNSKTLARLLGFPYFPITPTFPWLGPLGALPLPTKWTIQFGEPIPTDGYPPEAAEDPMLMFNLTDQVREQIQHTLYKLLVQRRSVFF, from the coding sequence ATGGCCGATGCCAAGGTCATCCCCTTCGGCGAAGAGCCCCGGTCACGGCGCGCGGCGAAGCGCGCGCGGGGGCGCGGCCCGTCGTCTCCGTCCGCATCCCCCTCCTCGCCCTCGCCCTCGTCGGGTTCCGGTTCGGGATCGGATTCCGGGGCCGCGGCGACATCCGGCCCGCACTCGCTCTCTTCCGTTCCCGATCAGCCGGACGGGGTCGAGGACTCCCCGCACGTTGACGAGCAGACGCCCGGTCCGGCCCAGCCGCACGCCGCCGCGCACGGGACCGGAGGCCCCGCCATGGCCGAAGACCCGGCCGAAGACCCGGCCGCAGGTGCGACCGAGGACGGGGCCGAGTCCGGTGGCGGTGACTGGGACCGGCGGCTCGCCGAGGGCTTCGCCTTCCTGCGGCGCCGCGTCACCGGTGACTACGCGGTCGACGAGTTCGGGTACGACAAGGAACTCACCGACCAGGTCCTGATGTCGCTGATCCGCCCGCTCTACGCGAACTACTTCCGCGTCGAGGTGAAGGGCATCGAGAACATCCCCTCCGACGGCGGCGCCCTGGTGGTGTCCAACCACTCCGGCACCCTCCCGCTCGACGGGCTGATGATGCAGGTCGCCGTCCACGACAACCACCCCGCCGGCCGCCATCTGCGGCTGCTAGCCGCCGACCTGGTGTTCATGCTGCCGGTCGTCAACGAGCTGGCGCGCAAGGCCGGTCACACCCTGGCGTGCGCCGAGGACGCGGAGCGGCTGCTCCAGCGCGGTGAGATCGTGGGCGTGATGCCGGAGGGCTTCAAGGGACTCGGGAAGCCCTTCGGTGAGCGGTACAAGTTGCAGCGCTTCGGCCGGGGCGGTTTCGTCTCCACGGCGCTGCGGCACGGTGTGCCGATCGTGCCGTGCTCGATCGTCGGGGCGGAGGAGATCTACCCGATGATCGGCAACTCCAAGACGCTGGCACGGCTGCTGGGATTCCCGTACTTCCCGATCACGCCGACGTTCCCGTGGCTCGGGCCGCTGGGCGCGCTGCCGCTGCCGACGAAGTGGACGATCCAGTTCGGCGAGCCGATCCCCACGGACGGTTATCCGCCGGAGGCGGCCGAGGACCCGATGCTCATGTTCAACCTGACCGATCAGGTACGGGAACAGATCCAGCACACGCTCTACAAGCTGCTGGTGCAGCGCCGGTCGGTCTTCTTCTGA
- a CDS encoding DUF5667 domain-containing protein: MIANVSAHRRANAFAQALEDRTPPGAAVEQPAASAEPTEQGRLLAVANGLGELPRPKLDPEVKVVQRAQLVAAMEAMLLEGTEGGATSTGPTVPEQRRTSGRGAHRASPLRKFRRLQPKARWSKGLAAGGLTVGVAAGAFGGVAAASSDALPGDSLYGLKRGMEDFKLGMADEDADRGGLYLDHASTRLNEARRLLERGRSGALDHESLGEIRRALNGMRHDATEGHRLLNRAYEKDGKIKSIATLSSFSESHRAIWNGLRDRLPPQLSDVGSQVNSVFDAIDEDVAPLQALLPRSPDKNGGSQAPGGPTADSDTSSGTDGSPSPSKSASDQGRPDSGGKPSPSAPGTPEHDGLLPDAPGDLLNPPSGSGLPSAPGEGGIAPAPDVTIPPLLPGLLPGLGIDTDDD, from the coding sequence GTGATCGCGAATGTCTCGGCACACCGGCGGGCGAACGCCTTCGCCCAGGCTCTGGAAGACCGGACGCCCCCGGGCGCTGCGGTGGAACAGCCCGCCGCGTCGGCCGAACCGACTGAGCAGGGGCGGCTGTTGGCCGTGGCGAACGGTCTCGGCGAGCTACCGAGACCCAAGCTGGACCCCGAGGTCAAAGTGGTGCAGCGAGCACAGCTCGTGGCAGCCATGGAGGCCATGCTGCTGGAGGGCACTGAGGGCGGAGCGACGTCCACGGGACCTACGGTGCCCGAGCAACGGCGGACATCGGGAAGGGGAGCCCACCGGGCCTCCCCGCTCCGGAAGTTCCGGAGGCTCCAGCCGAAGGCTCGCTGGTCGAAGGGGCTCGCGGCCGGAGGACTCACCGTCGGCGTGGCCGCCGGTGCCTTCGGCGGAGTGGCCGCTGCCAGTTCCGACGCCCTGCCCGGTGATTCGCTGTACGGGCTGAAGCGCGGCATGGAGGACTTCAAGCTCGGCATGGCCGACGAGGACGCCGACCGCGGCGGCCTCTACCTCGACCACGCCTCGACCCGGCTGAACGAGGCCCGCCGGCTGCTGGAGCGCGGGCGTTCCGGCGCGCTGGACCATGAATCGCTCGGTGAGATCCGCCGGGCGCTCAACGGCATGCGGCACGACGCGACCGAGGGCCACCGGCTGCTGAACCGGGCGTACGAGAAGGACGGCAAGATCAAGTCGATCGCGACGCTCTCCTCGTTCTCCGAATCGCACCGCGCCATCTGGAACGGCCTGCGGGACCGGCTGCCACCGCAGCTGAGCGACGTGGGAAGCCAGGTCAACTCGGTGTTCGACGCCATAGACGAGGACGTCGCCCCGTTGCAGGCGCTGCTGCCGCGCAGTCCCGACAAGAACGGCGGCTCGCAGGCACCAGGCGGCCCCACGGCGGACTCCGACACCTCCAGCGGTACGGACGGCAGCCCGTCACCGTCGAAGTCGGCCTCCGACCAGGGCCGTCCGGACAGCGGGGGCAAGCCGAGCCCGTCGGCTCCCGGCACCCCGGAGCACGACGGGCTGCTGCCCGACGCGCCCGGCGATCTGCTCAATCCGCCGTCCGGCAGCGGTCTTCCGTCGGCACCCGGCGAGGGCGGTATCGCACCGGCCCCGGACGTCACGATCCCGCCGCTGCTGCCCGGCCTGCTGCCGGGTCTCGGCATCGACACGGACGACGACTGA
- a CDS encoding ECF subfamily RNA polymerase sigma factor, BldN family: MYPHVGVDTSGLATLRASVLDRLRGFVPTAYAVPAHAATAPAMSGPIGPCYALANGGAAVGRRGSRHSSTTAASTPVRRPTADSDSARMMELVERAQAGEAEAFGRLYDQYSDTVYRYIYYRVGGKATAEDLTSETFLRALRRISTFTWQGRDFGAWLVTIARNLVADHFKSSRFRLEVTTGEMLDANEVERSPEDSVLESLSNAALLEAVRKLNPQQQECVTLRFLQGLSVAETARVMGKNEGAIKTLQYRAVRTLARLLPEDAR, from the coding sequence GTGTACCCACACGTCGGGGTTGACACCTCGGGCCTGGCTACGCTGCGCGCATCGGTCCTCGACCGCTTGCGCGGCTTCGTCCCCACCGCGTACGCCGTCCCCGCCCACGCCGCCACGGCCCCTGCCATGAGCGGCCCTATTGGTCCTTGCTATGCCCTGGCGAACGGCGGTGCGGCGGTCGGCAGACGGGGAAGCCGACACAGCAGCACCACCGCCGCCTCCACCCCCGTCCGCCGACCCACGGCGGACAGCGACAGCGCCCGCATGATGGAGCTCGTCGAGCGCGCCCAGGCCGGCGAGGCCGAAGCGTTCGGCAGGCTGTACGACCAGTACAGCGACACCGTCTACCGCTACATCTACTACCGCGTGGGCGGCAAGGCGACGGCGGAGGACCTCACCAGTGAGACCTTCCTGCGCGCCCTGCGGCGTATCTCCACGTTCACCTGGCAGGGCCGCGACTTCGGTGCCTGGCTGGTCACGATCGCGCGGAACCTGGTCGCCGACCACTTCAAGTCGAGCCGTTTCCGGCTGGAAGTGACCACCGGCGAAATGCTCGACGCCAACGAGGTGGAGCGCAGCCCGGAGGACTCCGTCCTAGAGTCCCTCTCGAACGCCGCACTGCTCGAAGCCGTACGGAAACTCAACCCCCAGCAGCAGGAGTGCGTGACCCTGCGATTCCTGCAAGGGCTCTCGGTCGCCGAGACCGCCCGAGTGATGGGCAAGAACGAAGGAGCGATCAAGACCTTGCAGTACCGGGCCGTGCGCACGCTGGCGCGGCTGCTCCCGGAGGACGCCCGCTGA
- a CDS encoding HAD-IB family hydrolase, which translates to MAALGWLTPRKRSATARSVLAGEAAAEAGLKSSQEIDDIGAAPAGTAEPLVPDFPVIGDARAAAFFDLDNTVMQGAAIFHFGRGLYKRKFFQRRELARFAWQQAWFRLAGVEDPQHMQDARDSALSIVKGHRVSELMSIGEEIYDEYMADRIWPGTRTLAQAHLDAGQQVWLVTAAPVETATIIARRLGLTGALGTVAESIDGVYTGKLVGEPLHGPAKAEAVRALATAEDFDLARCAAYSDSHNDIPMLSLVGHPYAINPDSKLRRHAKDREWRLRDYRTGRKAAKVGIPAAAGVGALAGGTAAAVALHRRRR; encoded by the coding sequence ATGGCCGCACTGGGATGGCTCACCCCCCGTAAGCGCTCCGCGACAGCACGGAGCGTGCTCGCGGGTGAGGCCGCAGCAGAGGCAGGACTCAAGTCGTCGCAGGAGATCGACGACATCGGCGCGGCACCGGCAGGCACCGCCGAGCCGCTCGTGCCCGACTTCCCGGTCATCGGGGACGCGCGCGCCGCCGCGTTCTTCGACCTGGACAACACCGTCATGCAGGGCGCCGCGATCTTCCACTTCGGACGCGGGCTGTACAAGCGGAAGTTCTTCCAGCGCCGCGAACTGGCCAGGTTCGCCTGGCAGCAGGCCTGGTTCCGGCTCGCCGGCGTCGAGGACCCGCAGCACATGCAGGACGCGCGGGACAGCGCGCTGTCGATCGTCAAGGGCCACCGGGTCTCCGAGCTGATGTCCATCGGCGAGGAGATCTACGACGAGTACATGGCCGACCGCATCTGGCCGGGCACCCGCACCCTCGCCCAGGCGCACCTCGACGCCGGGCAGCAGGTCTGGCTGGTGACCGCCGCGCCCGTCGAGACGGCCACGATCATCGCCCGGCGGCTGGGACTGACCGGCGCGCTCGGCACGGTCGCCGAGTCGATCGACGGCGTCTACACCGGCAAGCTCGTCGGCGAGCCCCTGCACGGCCCGGCGAAGGCCGAGGCGGTACGGGCGCTGGCCACGGCCGAGGACTTCGACCTGGCCCGCTGCGCGGCGTACAGCGACTCGCACAACGACATCCCGATGCTGTCGCTGGTCGGACATCCGTACGCGATCAACCCGGACAGCAAGCTCCGCAGGCACGCCAAGGACCGTGAGTGGCGGCTGCGCGACTACCGGACGGGCCGCAAGGCGGCCAAGGTCGGCATCCCGGCCGCCGCCGGGGTCGGCGCGCTGGCGGGCGGCACGGCCGCCGCGGTGGCACTGCACCGCCGCCGCCGCTGA
- a CDS encoding glutaredoxin family protein, with the protein MSPLLRRTKKKPAERVVTLVSKPGCHLCDDARAVVAAVCAETGASWEEKDITVDEELHRAYWEQIPVVLVDGEQHTFWRVDAGRLRRELGT; encoded by the coding sequence ATGAGCCCTCTCCTGCGCCGTACGAAGAAGAAGCCCGCCGAGCGTGTGGTGACGCTCGTCTCCAAACCCGGCTGTCATCTCTGCGACGACGCGCGCGCCGTCGTGGCCGCCGTCTGTGCCGAGACCGGGGCGTCCTGGGAGGAGAAGGACATCACGGTCGACGAAGAGTTGCACCGCGCCTACTGGGAGCAGATTCCGGTCGTGCTCGTGGACGGTGAACAGCACACCTTCTGGCGCGTTGACGCCGGTCGGCTCCGCAGGGAACTGGGGACCTGA
- a CDS encoding redox-sensing transcriptional repressor Rex: MATGRTHRPATRSRGIPEATVARLPLYLRALTALSERSVPTVSSEELAVAAGVNSAKLRKDFSYLGSYGTRGVGYDVEYLVYQISRELGLTQDWPVVIVGIGNLGAALANYGGFASRGFRVAALIDADREMAGKPVAGMPVQHTDELERIISDNGVSIGVIATPAGGAQQVCERLVAAGVTSILNFAPTVLTVPDGVDVRKVDLSIELQILAFHEQRKAGEEAAAAEAGTPPPIRSTGAGRKGPDGDVPAVMPA, translated from the coding sequence GTGGCAACTGGCCGAACTCACCGACCGGCGACCCGTAGCCGAGGAATCCCCGAGGCCACGGTCGCCCGGCTTCCGCTGTATCTGCGGGCGCTCACCGCACTCTCCGAGCGCTCCGTACCCACTGTGTCGTCCGAGGAACTCGCCGTGGCCGCCGGGGTCAACTCCGCGAAGCTGCGCAAGGACTTCTCGTACCTCGGCTCGTACGGAACGCGCGGTGTCGGGTACGACGTGGAGTACCTCGTCTACCAGATCTCCCGCGAACTCGGCCTCACGCAGGACTGGCCGGTCGTCATCGTCGGTATCGGCAACCTCGGCGCCGCCCTCGCCAACTACGGCGGATTCGCCTCCCGCGGCTTCCGCGTCGCCGCGCTGATCGACGCCGATCGCGAGATGGCCGGCAAGCCCGTCGCCGGGATGCCCGTCCAGCACACGGACGAGCTGGAGCGGATCATCAGCGACAACGGCGTCTCCATCGGGGTCATCGCGACCCCTGCGGGCGGTGCCCAGCAGGTCTGCGAGCGGCTGGTCGCCGCCGGAGTCACCTCGATCCTCAACTTCGCGCCGACCGTGCTGACCGTGCCCGACGGTGTGGACGTACGGAAGGTCGACCTCTCGATCGAGCTCCAGATCCTCGCCTTCCACGAGCAGCGCAAGGCCGGTGAGGAAGCCGCCGCCGCCGAGGCGGGCACGCCGCCGCCGATCCGCTCGACCGGCGCCGGCCGGAAGGGACCCGACGGGGACGTCCCCGCCGTGATGCCGGCATGA
- a CDS encoding glutamyl-tRNA reductase, with product MSLLVIGLSHRSAPVSVLDRASLSPDGRIKLLQDVLAAEPATEAAVLTTCNRVELYADVDKFHAGVAELSTLLARHSGVGLDELTPYLYVHYEDRAVHHLFTVACGLDSMVVGEGQILGQIKDALASGQELHTAGRLLNDLFQQALRVGKRAHSETGIDRAGQSLVTFGLEQLAAGADVGTWAGGRRALVIGAGSMSSLAAATLARAGVAEIVVANRTASRAERLVAILGEPGGTGVKARAVAMGAVDAELTRADIVVSCTGATGLVLTADAVGAAMGPVPGDREIALLDLAMPRDIDAAVHRLGGARLIDIESLADASADAPMAADVDEVKRIVADEVAAFGAAQRAAHITPTVVALRAMAADVVTNEITRLEGRLPGLDERQRAEITQTVRRVVDKLLHAPTVRVKQLAGEPGGAGYADALRELFDLDPQTVAAVSRADRSEAADRNAVDLKNRGRV from the coding sequence ATGAGTCTTCTGGTCATCGGTCTGAGCCACCGCAGCGCGCCCGTGAGCGTGCTGGACCGGGCGTCGCTGTCACCGGACGGCCGGATCAAGCTCCTTCAGGACGTGCTCGCCGCCGAACCGGCGACCGAGGCGGCCGTCCTCACGACGTGCAACCGGGTCGAGCTGTACGCGGACGTGGACAAGTTCCACGCGGGCGTCGCCGAGTTGTCCACCCTTCTCGCCCGGCACAGCGGCGTCGGCCTGGACGAGCTGACTCCTTATCTCTATGTGCACTACGAGGACCGCGCCGTCCACCATCTCTTCACGGTGGCCTGCGGACTGGACTCGATGGTCGTCGGCGAGGGCCAGATCCTCGGCCAGATCAAGGACGCGCTCGCCAGCGGCCAGGAGTTGCACACCGCGGGCCGGCTCCTCAACGACCTTTTCCAGCAGGCGCTGCGCGTCGGCAAGCGCGCCCACAGCGAGACCGGGATCGACCGGGCCGGGCAGTCGCTCGTCACCTTCGGACTCGAACAGCTCGCCGCCGGCGCGGATGTCGGCACCTGGGCCGGGGGCCGGCGCGCGCTGGTGATCGGCGCCGGGTCGATGTCCTCGCTCGCCGCCGCGACGCTCGCCCGTGCCGGGGTCGCCGAGATCGTCGTCGCCAACCGCACGGCGTCCCGCGCGGAGCGCCTGGTGGCGATCCTGGGCGAGCCCGGCGGTACGGGAGTCAAGGCCCGCGCCGTCGCCATGGGCGCTGTCGACGCAGAGTTGACACGTGCCGACATCGTCGTCTCCTGTACCGGCGCCACCGGTCTCGTCCTGACGGCCGACGCCGTCGGGGCCGCCATGGGCCCCGTCCCCGGTGACCGGGAGATCGCGCTCCTCGACCTCGCCATGCCCCGCGACATCGACGCCGCCGTCCACCGCCTCGGCGGCGCCCGGCTGATCGACATCGAGTCCCTGGCCGACGCCTCCGCCGACGCCCCGATGGCCGCCGACGTCGACGAGGTCAAGCGGATCGTCGCCGACGAGGTCGCGGCCTTCGGCGCCGCCCAGCGCGCCGCCCACATCACCCCGACCGTGGTCGCCCTGCGCGCCATGGCCGCCGACGTCGTCACCAACGAGATCACGCGTCTCGAAGGCCGGCTCCCCGGCCTCGACGAGCGCCAGCGCGCCGAGATCACCCAGACCGTGCGCCGCGTCGTGGACAAGCTTCTGCACGCCCCGACCGTGCGGGTGAAGCAGCTCGCCGGTGAGCCGGGCGGCGCGGGTTACGCGGACGCGCTGCGCGAACTGTTCGACCTCGACCCGCAGACGGTCGCCGCCGTCAGCCGGGCCGACCGGAGCGAGGCCGCCGACCGGAACGCGGTCGACCTCAAGAACCGAGGGCGGGTATGA